From Pedobacter aquae:
AACTGCTTAAACCAGAAGAATCAGCATATTTTACGCCAGACATATCTAAAATAATATTTCTTTGACCTTCTGTATTGCTTAAAATTAATTCTGATTTTAATTGTGGAGAAACTAAAGAGTTCAATTTACTCTCATTAAGTTTTATTAAAACATATTTCTCGTGTTTATCAACTGAAAACTTCATAACGTCTGATATTTCTCGTAATTTAATAGAATTTTATCCAAAAAGAAAGAATTATTTTAAAGTTGAGCTAAAGCCTTAAGGATATTGCTTTCTACTCTGTCGTTAATATCCTCTGTAGCAGCTTTTTTGAATTCTTCGCCCGTAATTTTCTCAAATAACTCTATATATCTTTCAGAAATAGAATTAATTCTGTCTTCATTCATTTCTGGAATAACCTGCCCATCTTTACCTTGAAAGTTATTTTCTATTAACCACTGTCTTACAAACTCTTTAGAAAGCTGTCTTTGTGGTTTACCCGATGCTTGTAATTCTCCATAACCTTCTTTATAAAAATATCTTGAAGAATCAGGTGTATGTATTTCATCAATCAAATGAATTTTACCATCGGCTTTACCAAACTCATACTTGGTATCAACCAATATCAAACCTTGCTCGGCCGCAATCTCTGTACCTCTTTGGTAAAGTTTACGGGTATAATCTTCTAGCTGTAAATAATCTTCTTCAGAAACAATAGCTCTTTTCAAAATATCTTCTTTTGAAATATCTTCATCATGCCCTACCGCAGCTTTGGTTGTTGGGGTAATAATGGGTTCTGGAAGTTTATCGTTTTCTTTTAATCCTTCTGGTAGCTGTACACCACAAATCACCCTTTTACCAGCCGCATATTCTCTGGCTGCATGCCCAGCAAGATAACCTCTGATAACCATTTCTACTTTAAAAGGTTCGCAAATTTTACCTATGGTAACACTTGGGTCTGGAACTGTTATTACCCAATTTGGAACAATATCTTGAGTAGCGGCTAAAAATTTAGCTGCTATCTGGTTTAAAACCTGACCTTTAAAGGGGATAGGCTCTGGCAATACAACATCAAAAGCAGAGATTCTATCGCTTACCACCATCACCAAATATTTATCTTGGATGGTATAAACGTCTCTAACTTTACCTTTATAAAAATTGGTTTGACCCGGAAGATTAAATTTTGTTTCTTTTATTGCTTTCATTCTTTTTTCAAGTATGGGGTAGTTAGTATAGAGACTTTATAAGTTTATCCAAACTACTCACTTTCTACTTTTAACTTTCAACTTTTAACTATAAACGTTCAACTTCTAACTTATTGAATATCCCCGTAAGCTTCTAATATTCTTTTAACCAATTTATGTCTTACCACATCGGCACCGCTTAAATAAATAATTTCTATTCCTTTAATATCGGCTAAAATACGTAGCGCATTATGCAAACCTGATTGTTGCTTTTTAGGTAAGTCTATCTGGGTAACATCTCCGGTAACAATAAATTTAGCCGTTGGCCCCATTCTGGTTAAAAACATCTTTAACTGCATATCAGTAGCATTTTGAGCTTCATCTAAGATAACAAAGCAATTATCTAAGGTTCTACCACGCATAAATGCTAAAGGTGCAATCTCAATGGTTCTGTTTTCTAAATATGTTTTTAGCTTTTCTGCCGGAATCATATCATCCAAGGCATCATAAAGTGGTCTTAAATAGGGGTCTATCTTTTCCTTTAAATCACCAGGTAAAAAGCCTAAGTTCTCTCCTGCCTCCACTGCTGGTCTGGTAAGAATAATTCTTTTGATTTCCTTATTCTTTAAAGCTCTAACTGCTAAAGCTACAGCAGTATAGGTTTTACCTGTACCAGCCGGGCCAATAGCAAACAATACATCGTTGGTATTGATACTGCTTACCATTCTTCTTTGGTTGGCCGTTCTGGCCTTCACCATAATACCGTTAGGCCCAAAAACAATCACTTCAGATGAAGAAGCATTCGCCTCTCCGCCTTCTTTAGTGGCATCTTTTTGTGCCGATGAAGCAACTGCTCCTAAAAGCGATTCGATATCATTGGTAGATAAATTCTGATATTTATCAAGATGATTGATAATGGCCGAAATTTTTTCATTAAAATTTATCAGCTCACTTTCATCACCTAAAGCCTTAAGCTCGTTACCTCTGGCAACAACCTTAATCTTTGGGAATGAGCGTTTTATCAACTCAAAATATTCATTATTTGGCCCCCAAAGCACCGCTGGGTTTACAGATTCTAAGGTAATTTTTAGTTCGTTCAAGTTAGAGATTTTATGTTCCTGATATTTATCTGAATTAAAAATTTAATATTTGTAGCATTGTTCTTGTAATGCAAGATTAAGAATAAATATTCACAAATTTAATGGCAATTATTACATTAACTACTGACTTAGGTTATAAAGATTTTTATCAGGCTGCCCTTAAGGGGAGTATACTGAGTACTTTGCCTGATGTTAATATAATTGATATCACCCATGAAATTCAAGCCTTCAATATTTCGAGGGCTGCTTTTATCCTTAAAAATTGCTTCAACTATTTCCCAAAAGGTACCGTACACCTTATAGGTATTGATACCGTTTACAGTGAAGATAATAAATACCTTGCCATAAAATACAAAGGACATTATTTTGTGGGCTCTGATAATGGAATTTTCTCTTTAATTTTTGATGAAACACCAGAAGAAATTGTAGAGATTAATATCATGCAAGACCTTAAATTTTTACATTTCCCCTTAGCTGATATTTTTGTAAAAGCCGCTTGCCACCTTGCTAAAGGCGGTAAATTAGTTGAAATTGGTATCCCAACGGCTAGTATAGAGCAGAGAATGCACTTACACCCTGTTATTGAAAAAGACATGATTAAAGGAAGTGTCATTTTTATAGATTCTTTCCAAAATGTGGTTACCAATGTGAGTAAAGACCTGTTTACGAAAGTCCAAAAAGGCAGAAATTTTACGCTATCCTTCAAAAGGAATGAAACCATAAACCAATTAAGCTGGCATTATAATGAAGTTCCGGAAGGAGAAAAATTATGCTTATTTGGTATCTCTAACCACTTAGAAATTGCTATCAATAAGGGTAAAGCCAGTGGTTTGTTAGGTTTACATATTAATGATATGATTAGGATTGAGTTCCATTAAAATACACAGCATTTTCTACCGTTATGGATGCTAAAACAAAAAACATGATGAAATACATTTTGGGTTTATTGATTTTATGTGCTACTACCCTTCATGCCAATACGCAAAGCGATAGCTTAGCTTACCAGCTTCAACGCAATAAAATTAATACCATGTTGGATGCCAGGAGCAGCAAATTTGGTTTGTATGCAGAAAGCCTAGCTACTAGAACAGGAATTTTTGGTTTTAAAACCAAAAAAGATATGCAAAAAAGCATCGATATCTTAATAGAAATCATCCAAACTGATAATGAGATTCTTAAAGAAACCAAAACACTGCTAGATTATAAAACTTTTGAGCAAGAAAAAGTACTGAGCCAGTCTAAAGAATCGGAAAGTCGCAATTTGGCTTATATGCGTACCATCAATAAATTAGAAAACGATAGAGAAAGAATTAAAAATGAGCTTGATGCAACAGAAAACAGCCTTCACTCTTATCAAATCTTATTTTACCTACTCTTGATGCTTACTTTAGGACTTGGAGTGTTTATATACCGTAAAATTTACCAGAACAAATAGAATAAAATTTTAAAAGCTTATTTTTGTTGAACGTCGTTACCAATCCTAACGGCGTTTTTCATTTTAAGATGGCAAGAAATAGATTTAACAGCAGTAGTTCACAAGAGGCCGAGTTACCAAAGGCAAAAATAAACAAGGAATCTCTAAACAAAATTTCGGGCTTATTAAAATTTTTAAAACCCTATAGAACTAAATTTTTGGTTGGGATGATTTTTTTATTCTTATCCAGCCTTACCGCATTGGCTTTTCCGGCTTTAATAAAAGTGATGGTTGGTAATGCCCAAGGAAACCCTTCTGATTATAGTTTTTTACCACAAACCGTTAATGAAATTGGTTTTTTAGCTTTCGGGATTTTATTTATACAATCTTTTGTTTCTTTTTTCAGAATCAGGCTATTTGTTGAAGTAGCAGAAAAAGCTCTGGCCGATATCAGAAAAGAAACCTATTTTAAGATGATTACCTTACCTATGAATTTCTTTGCAAACAGAAGAGTAGGCGAGCTAAACAGTAGGATATCGGCAGATTTATCTCAAATACAAGATACCATTACCACTACCCTAGCAGAAATTATTAGACAAGTTATTTTATTGATAGGTGGTATAACCTTATTAATCATCACCTCTGGGAAACTTACTTTATTTAACCTTTCTATACTACCCCTCATTGTTTTAGCGGGAGTTATTTTCGGTAAAAAAATCAGGAAAATATCTAGAGATGCACAAGATAAATTAGCAGAATCTAATACAGTTGTAGAAGAAACTTTACAGGGCATAGGCAATGTAAAAGCTTTCGTTAACGAGGCTTATGAAGCAAACCGATATGACAAAAGCCTGAGAGAGGTTGTTAAAATTGCCATTAGGGGCGCAAATTACCGTGGTGGTTTTGCTGCTTTTATTATCTTTTGCTTGTTTGGAGCTATTTTAGGCGTTATCTGGTATGGTTCTGTTTTGGTGGAAAGTGGAGCGCTTCAGGTAGAAGATTTATTAGCTTATGTGCTTTATTCTATTTTTGTTGGTGCAGCTATGGGTAGTTTCCCAGATTTGTATGCCAATATCCAAAAAGCTATAGGCGCATCAGAAAGAGTTTTAGAAATATTAGATGAGGAGAACGAAGCTATTTCTATTCATGAATCTGAAAACCAAATTAAAGAAAAAATACAAGGTAGTTTAAGCTTTAAGGATATAGAATTTGCTTATCCTTCAAGAAAAGAAATTACCGTTTTAAACGGGATATCATTTGATGCCCAAGCCGGAGAGAAGATTGCTATTGTGGGGCCATCTGGTGCAGGTAAATCTACCATAGCAGGTTTAATTTTAAAATTCTACGAAGCGCAAAAAGGAGAAATACTTTTTGATGGTAAAGCAGCCAACAATTATGCTTTAACAGATATAAGACAACAGGTAGCTATTGTTCCACAAGATGTAATTTTATTTGGTGGAACTATATTAGAAAACATAGCTTATGGTAAGCTAAATGCTACTAAAGACGAAATTATTAAAGCTGCACAACAAGCTAATGCCCACAGGTTTATTATTGGTTTTCCAGAAGGTTATGATACTGTTGTGGGCGAAAGAGGCGTAAAACTATCTGGCGGACAAAGACAAAGAATTGCTATAGCTAGAGCTTTATTAAAAGACCCTGCTATATTAATTTTAGATGAGGCTACTTCTTCTTTAGATTCAGAGTCTGAAAGACTGGTTCAAGAAGCCTTAGAAATATTAATGAAAGGTAGAACATCCATCATTATTGCCCATAGGTTATCAACCATAAGAGAGGCTAATAAAATTATTGTTTTAGACCAAGGCAAAGTTGTAGAAAGTGGTTCTCATGAAGAACTTATTAAGAATGAAGAAGGTTTATACAAGCATTTAAGTGCACTTCAGTTTGAAGTATAAACCCCTTTAAAGCAAGCTATTATTTATGAAATTAACTGTTTGGGGTGCTGCGCAGCAAGTTACCGGGAGCATGCATTTGCTTGAGGTAAATAACTATAAAATCTTGATAGATTGTGGTTTAGATTATGAAAATGATGTTAACCTGCTAGAGAATATAAATTTTCCTTTTTTACCCTCAGAGATAGATTTGGTAGTGCTTACACATGCACATATAGATCATTCTGGTAATTTACCTACTTTAGTGAGGTTAGGCTTTGAAGGGCAAATTTTATGTACACCACCAACAGCAGATTTAACACAATTGCTCTTAGCAGACTCTGTAAATATATTTTTGGGTAAACTAAAGAAAAAACCTTTTAAAAAACGCTCTAAAAAATATCACCACGATAACCAGCAGCAGCAGCCTTTATATCTTCAAAAACATGTCATGGATACGACCGATAGGATGGTAACCATTGGTTTTAATAAACCTTTTCAGATAAGAGAAGATATAGAGATACAATTTATCCCTACCGGGCATTTGTTGGGTGCTGCAGCTGTACATTTTAAAGTAACAGAAGCTGGCCAAACAAAAACCATAGCCTTTACAGGCGATATAGGCCGAAAAAATTATCCGGTACTTATCAATCCAGAAACTTTACCAGAAACAGATTTTCTGGTAACAGAATCAACCTACGGAGGGCGTTTACATACAGCAATAGAAAGTATAGAAGAAACCCTCATTAAGGTAATTAAAGAAACCTGCATTAACCAACCTGGCCGTTTAATTATTCCGGCTTTTAGTGTAGGCAGAACTCAATCTTTGGTTTATACGCTGAATAAAATCTTCTCAAAAAACTTATTACCACCAGTGCCAATTTTTGTGGATAGCCCTATGGCAATTATGGCTACTGATATTTATAGAAAACACCAGCGTTATGTAAATGATGATGCTAAATCTTTTTACCAAAAAAATGGCGATGAGTTTGAATTTGCCAATTTATCTTATGTAAAAGAGCTTAAAGAAAGTAAAGAAATATCTAACCACTTTGAGCCATGTATCATCATTTCATCAGCAGGGATGCTTGAAGGCGGCAGAATACAAGATCACCTGTTCTATAATATCCAGAATTTTTATGCCACCATCTTATTTATAGGTTATTGTGCTAAAAATACTTTAGGTTATCGCTTACTCAGAGGCGATGCTGTTGTAAGGTTAAGAGGAAGAGATTTATCTGTTTTTGCTACCATTAAGAAAACAGACCAACTGAGCGGACATGCAGACCATAAGGGTATTATGGAGTATATCAAAGCGGTTCCAAAGGAAGGACTTAAGAAAATATTCTTGGTACATGGCGAGCAGGAAAGTATGCTAGCCTTGCAAAGCGCTTTAGAAGATGATGGCTATAAAGCTGTAATTCCAGAAAAAGGAATGATATTTGAACTTTAGAAGAAAAATTTGAGATGAAGAAAAGATTGTTTCAAACACTCAACAAATTAAATAAACTTGTTTTACCTAGTTTATATAAAAAAGATCCATCTAAACTAAGCAAGTTTGAACAGGCTCTAACAGGTTACAGGTATTGGGTATTGTTAAAAGCTTTAGATTAAATCCTTTATGTTCATGCCTAGACATAAAAAAGCCAGATATTTCAAAAATATCTGGCTTTTAACTTTATGATAAAAAAGGATTTTATCCTTTTAAAACATCAATAACTAAATTAGCAAGTTCTACCCCTATTCTTTCTTGAGCCTCGTTAGTAGAAGCACCAATATGTGGAGTTAAAGAGATTTTTGCATGTTGTAAAATAGAAGCTCTTGGCGTAGGTTCATTATCAAAAACATCTAAACCAGCAAAAGCAACTTTACCACTATCAAGCGCTTCAATTAAAGCTTCTTCATCTATAGTACCACCTCTAGAGCAGTTTACAATACCTACACCTGTTTTCATTTTCTCAAACTCTTCTTTTCCTAAAAGAGGTTTCTCTATGAAAGGTGTATGGATACTGATGAAATCAGCTTCAGCAATTAAAGCTTCTAAACTTACTTTTTTTACAGGAACTTCAACTTTGATATTTCCAGAAAGCTCTAAAGTTAAAGAGGCAGGCACATCGCTTAAATCATAAGCTAAAACATCCATACCTAAACCTAAAGCAACTTTAGCAGTTTCTCTACCAATTCTACCAAAGCCTATGATACCAATGCTTTTACCTCTTAACTCGCTACCTTTTGCATAAGCTTTTTTAAGGTTATTAAATTGAGTAGCTCCCTCAACAGGCATTTTACGGTTAGCATCGTAAACAAATCTTACACCATTGAAAAGGTGAGTAAATACCAACTCGGCAACAGATAATGATGATGATGCTGGCGTATTCACTACTGCCACACCTTTGCTTCTTGCATATTCTACATCAATATTATCCATACCAACGCCACCACGACCAATAACTTTGATGTTAGGACAAGCATCAATAAGCTCTTTTCTTACTTTGGTTGCACTTCTTACCGTGATACCATCATAAGCATTTAATTTAGCAGCTAATTCTTCTTGTGGGATGTTTTGGGTGTCAACTTCAATTCCGGCTTCTTCCAGTAGTTTTTTTCCTATTGGGTCTATACCATCATTTGCTAAGATTCTCATGTTGTTTTTATTTTGGATTTGAGTTTTAAGATTTGATTATTGAGATGTGAATTAGGATAGCTGAGACCATTTAAGAACCTCAAATACCTTATCTCACATCCCAAATCTATTTTATTTATGCTTTTCAGCAAATTCTTGCATAGCCTCTATCAATACGTGAACGCTAGTAATAGGTAAAGCATTGTAAATGGATGCTCTAAAACCACCAACGCTTCTATGGCCTTTGATACCTATACAACCTTTTTCTTCTGCAAGCTTTAAGAAATCTTTCTCTAATTCTGGATTTTCCATCACAAAGCAAACGTTCATTCTAGAACGGTCTTCAACTGCTGCTGTTCCTTTAAAGAATGGGTTTCTATCAATTTCTTGATATAAGGCATCAGCTTTAGCGATATTTTCTTTTTCTATTGCAGCAATACCACCTTTAGATTTTAACCATTTTAAGTTCAATAAAGAAACATAAATAGAGAAAACGGGCGGCGTGTTGTACATAGACTCTCCTTCAATATGTACTTTATAATCTAACATAGAAGGAATAGTTCTGTTAACTTTACCTAAAATCTCGTCTTTTACAATTACCAAAGTAGCGCCAGCCGGACCAATATTTTTCTGAGCACCAGCATAGATCAAATCAAAATCTGCAACGTTAATATCTCTGCTGAAGATATCAGAAGACATATCGCAAATTACAGGAACATTTGTTTTTGGAATATCAAAAAGCTCTGTACCATAAATGGTATTGTTAGAGGTGATGTGGAAATAAGCCGCATCTTCAGGGATACTGTATCCTTTAGGGATGAAATTAAAGTTAGCGTCTTTAGAAGATGCCACAATTTCTACCTCACCAAATAATTTAGCTTCTTTAATTGCTTTTTTAGCCCAAACTCCAGTCTCTAAATAAGCAGCTTTTTTACCTTCTTGAAGTAAATTCATAGCTACCATGGCAAACTGTAAACTTGCGCCACCTTGTAAGAAAAGAACCGAATAACCTTCCGGTACATTCATTAATTCTTTAACAATTTTAATAGCATCTTCTGATACAGCAATAAACTCTTTACTACGGTGTGATATTTCCAGAATAGACAAGCCTGTATCATTAAAATTTAATACTGCTTGTGAAGCTTGTTTAAATACTTCTTGTGGTAAAATACATGGACCAGCGCCAAAGTTATGTTTCATTTGTTTGAGTTGTTTGTTTGGTTTTTATATCGGATTCTAAAATTAAACACCGCTTTAAGCAATGTGTTTAGAATTAAGTTTCATTTTTATTCTTAACGTTTTAAGGCTCAAATTTAAAACAATAAAACGTTTCTGCGGTGTAAATTTAAAATTTTGCAATAATCTTAAAATTTAGCTGTCTAGATGTTAAAAAATTAGGAATTGCGTAACGGTTATTATTCACATCTGTTAACCATAAGTAAGAAACTGTATTATTGATATTGAGTAAGTTAAATACCTCTGCATAAACGATGAAAGAATTGAAATAGGTATCAAACCATTTAAATCTTTTAATACTTTCTTTATCTAAAATATCCTTAGAAAAACCTATGTCTACCCTTCTGTATGGTGGTATGGTAAAATTTGTGGTAAAATTATTGGTTCTTGGTGGCCAGCTTGGTAATCTGGAACCATAAAGTAAGCTTAAATGTACTTTATAAGTTGGGCTGTTGAATAGCCTATCCTGAAAAAATATAGAGAAATTTACGCGTTGATCTGTTGGTCTTTTGATAAAGCCCGGAAAAACAACTTGCTGATTTCCATTGGCATCTGTTTTGGTGAAAGAATCGCCATTGATATCCTCTTCTGTTTTCATTAAAGAAAGTCTAAAAGAGGATTCTAAATCTCTCACAAACTCGCCGCTGATTGAGAAATCTAAGCCCGCAGCATAACCTTTTGAGGTTAAACCGGCATTGTATCTTACGCGAAGATTTTCTAATTCGTATGGGGTAAGCTGCAATAAAGCTTTATAATACACCTCGGTATTAAACCTCAGATTGGTTCCCATAGACTTAAATTTATAATCTGAAGAAGCTATAAAATGTAAAGATTTTTGAGATTTAACATCGGGATTTATCTGACCATTAAAACCTCTTAACTCCCTGTAAAAGGGCGTTTGAGCATAATAACCACTGGCAAACCTATAAAGGATGTCTTTTTCTTTTTTAGGGTTATAAGTTAACACTAACCTTGGGCTAGGTAATAACTCTTTAGTAAAACTGTTATAATTAAACCTTAAGCCACTTGCTAAAGTAAAATGCGCACCAATATCAGAGGTATTTAAGATATAACCAGAAATTCTGTTGGTAGTTAAGGTATTACTTGCGTTACGATAGTCTAATATCGGAAAGCCATTTGCCTGATTATTGGGTAAGGTATAGCCGGCAGAATCTAAGTAATTGAATTCTAAAAGTTCATCCTTAATAAAATCTTGCTGAAATCTTAAACTGGTTTCCCAATGCGAATTGTTTTTAGAAAAATAGTATTTAATATCACTAGCTATAACACGGGCATCCATTTGGTTTCTGCCATAATCTTGAAAGGCACCTATACCGCGGTTTGCTACCACGTTACCAAAGCCTCCTCCTAAAAAATCAGTTTCTACTTCATCAAATAAATAAGAACCAGTTATATCAAAATTTTCTCTTTCAGACATGATAAAAGCAGAGTTTATCCATTTTAACTTAGCTTTATCATTAAGCTTATAATTAAAAGTAAGTGCCCCAACCAGATTGGTATATTGGTCTATTTCCTGACCTTCGTAGTTTACCCTTAACCTTAAAGTTTGCTGTAAAGTACCAAAAGTAGTTTCTCTAGATTGTGGAAATAAACTAAACTCGCTGCTGTTGGCAATACCTAAAAACTCTACATTTAAACGCGTACTTGCTTTATAGTTGATGAGGGTTTGCAAATCATAAAAACGTGGATCATAACTTCCCCTAACAGGCTGGGCATTAAGTACAAACCTATTTCTCTTATTTCTAAAACTAACCGCTACATTAAACTTTTTCTGCGCAAAAAAAGTACTTGCAGATACGCCATTGGTACCTACGCTAATCACACTTGCAGCCGTATCTCTTGTTTTATAATTTACGTCTAAAACGGATGATAATTTATCACCATATCTAGCAGAGAAACCTCCTGCGGAAAATTTTACATTAGCTATTAAATCTGGATTAATTAAGCTTAAACCTTCTTGTTGGCCATTTCTAACCAGATAAGGTTTAAAAATTTCTACATCATTGATATAAATGAG
This genomic window contains:
- the serC gene encoding 3-phosphoserine/phosphohydroxythreonine transaminase, yielding MKHNFGAGPCILPQEVFKQASQAVLNFNDTGLSILEISHRSKEFIAVSEDAIKIVKELMNVPEGYSVLFLQGGASLQFAMVAMNLLQEGKKAAYLETGVWAKKAIKEAKLFGEVEIVASSKDANFNFIPKGYSIPEDAAYFHITSNNTIYGTELFDIPKTNVPVICDMSSDIFSRDINVADFDLIYAGAQKNIGPAGATLVIVKDEILGKVNRTIPSMLDYKVHIEGESMYNTPPVFSIYVSLLNLKWLKSKGGIAAIEKENIAKADALYQEIDRNPFFKGTAAVEDRSRMNVCFVMENPELEKDFLKLAEEKGCIGIKGHRSVGGFRASIYNALPITSVHVLIEAMQEFAEKHK
- a CDS encoding ABC transporter ATP-binding protein; the protein is MARNRFNSSSSQEAELPKAKINKESLNKISGLLKFLKPYRTKFLVGMIFLFLSSLTALAFPALIKVMVGNAQGNPSDYSFLPQTVNEIGFLAFGILFIQSFVSFFRIRLFVEVAEKALADIRKETYFKMITLPMNFFANRRVGELNSRISADLSQIQDTITTTLAEIIRQVILLIGGITLLIITSGKLTLFNLSILPLIVLAGVIFGKKIRKISRDAQDKLAESNTVVEETLQGIGNVKAFVNEAYEANRYDKSLREVVKIAIRGANYRGGFAAFIIFCLFGAILGVIWYGSVLVESGALQVEDLLAYVLYSIFVGAAMGSFPDLYANIQKAIGASERVLEILDEENEAISIHESENQIKEKIQGSLSFKDIEFAYPSRKEITVLNGISFDAQAGEKIAIVGPSGAGKSTIAGLILKFYEAQKGEILFDGKAANNYALTDIRQQVAIVPQDVILFGGTILENIAYGKLNATKDEIIKAAQQANAHRFIIGFPEGYDTVVGERGVKLSGGQRQRIAIARALLKDPAILILDEATSSLDSESERLVQEALEILMKGRTSIIIAHRLSTIREANKIIVLDQGKVVESGSHEELIKNEEGLYKHLSALQFEV
- a CDS encoding MBL fold metallo-hydrolase RNA specificity domain-containing protein; translated protein: MKLTVWGAAQQVTGSMHLLEVNNYKILIDCGLDYENDVNLLENINFPFLPSEIDLVVLTHAHIDHSGNLPTLVRLGFEGQILCTPPTADLTQLLLADSVNIFLGKLKKKPFKKRSKKYHHDNQQQQPLYLQKHVMDTTDRMVTIGFNKPFQIREDIEIQFIPTGHLLGAAAVHFKVTEAGQTKTIAFTGDIGRKNYPVLINPETLPETDFLVTESTYGGRLHTAIESIEETLIKVIKETCINQPGRLIIPAFSVGRTQSLVYTLNKIFSKNLLPPVPIFVDSPMAIMATDIYRKHQRYVNDDAKSFYQKNGDEFEFANLSYVKELKESKEISNHFEPCIIISSAGMLEGGRIQDHLFYNIQNFYATILFIGYCAKNTLGYRLLRGDAVVRLRGRDLSVFATIKKTDQLSGHADHKGIMEYIKAVPKEGLKKIFLVHGEQESMLALQSALEDDGYKAVIPEKGMIFEL
- a CDS encoding TonB-dependent receptor, which gives rise to MRSFLLAILLGFSVNVFAQQTLRLSGKISNAQSESLSGVEISVKDADIKKVSNIKGEYTINLKPGTYTLTFSLSGYNPNVSYLKLDKNTVLNVVLVKDKQMLDLVVVNDQSARVEGMTSINARNFELSPNVAQSFEAMLKQLPGVSTNNELSSQYSVRGGNFDENLIYINDVEIFKPYLVRNGQQEGLSLINPDLIANVKFSAGGFSARYGDKLSSVLDVNYKTRDTAASVISVGTNGVSASTFFAQKKFNVAVSFRNKRNRFVLNAQPVRGSYDPRFYDLQTLINYKASTRLNVEFLGIANSSEFSLFPQSRETTFGTLQQTLRLRVNYEGQEIDQYTNLVGALTFNYKLNDKAKLKWINSAFIMSERENFDITGSYLFDEVETDFLGGGFGNVVANRGIGAFQDYGRNQMDARVIASDIKYYFSKNNSHWETSLRFQQDFIKDELLEFNYLDSAGYTLPNNQANGFPILDYRNASNTLTTNRISGYILNTSDIGAHFTLASGLRFNYNSFTKELLPSPRLVLTYNPKKEKDILYRFASGYYAQTPFYRELRGFNGQINPDVKSQKSLHFIASSDYKFKSMGTNLRFNTEVYYKALLQLTPYELENLRVRYNAGLTSKGYAAGLDFSISGEFVRDLESSFRLSLMKTEEDINGDSFTKTDANGNQQVVFPGFIKRPTDQRVNFSIFFQDRLFNSPTYKVHLSLLYGSRLPSWPPRTNNFTTNFTIPPYRRVDIGFSKDILDKESIKRFKWFDTYFNSFIVYAEVFNLLNINNTVSYLWLTDVNNNRYAIPNFLTSRQLNFKIIAKF
- a CDS encoding phosphoribosylaminoimidazolesuccinocarboxamide synthase, whose product is MKAIKETKFNLPGQTNFYKGKVRDVYTIQDKYLVMVVSDRISAFDVVLPEPIPFKGQVLNQIAAKFLAATQDIVPNWVITVPDPSVTIGKICEPFKVEMVIRGYLAGHAAREYAAGKRVICGVQLPEGLKENDKLPEPIITPTTKAAVGHDEDISKEDILKRAIVSEEDYLQLEDYTRKLYQRGTEIAAEQGLILVDTKYEFGKADGKIHLIDEIHTPDSSRYFYKEGYGELQASGKPQRQLSKEFVRQWLIENNFQGKDGQVIPEMNEDRINSISERYIELFEKITGEEFKKAATEDINDRVESNILKALAQL
- a CDS encoding D-2-hydroxyacid dehydrogenase translates to MRILANDGIDPIGKKLLEEAGIEVDTQNIPQEELAAKLNAYDGITVRSATKVRKELIDACPNIKVIGRGGVGMDNIDVEYARSKGVAVVNTPASSSLSVAELVFTHLFNGVRFVYDANRKMPVEGATQFNNLKKAYAKGSELRGKSIGIIGFGRIGRETAKVALGLGMDVLAYDLSDVPASLTLELSGNIKVEVPVKKVSLEALIAEADFISIHTPFIEKPLLGKEEFEKMKTGVGIVNCSRGGTIDEEALIEALDSGKVAFAGLDVFDNEPTPRASILQHAKISLTPHIGASTNEAQERIGVELANLVIDVLKG
- a CDS encoding SAM hydrolase/SAM-dependent halogenase family protein yields the protein MAIITLTTDLGYKDFYQAALKGSILSTLPDVNIIDITHEIQAFNISRAAFILKNCFNYFPKGTVHLIGIDTVYSEDNKYLAIKYKGHYFVGSDNGIFSLIFDETPEEIVEINIMQDLKFLHFPLADIFVKAACHLAKGGKLVEIGIPTASIEQRMHLHPVIEKDMIKGSVIFIDSFQNVVTNVSKDLFTKVQKGRNFTLSFKRNETINQLSWHYNEVPEGEKLCLFGISNHLEIAINKGKASGLLGLHINDMIRIEFH
- a CDS encoding PhoH family protein produces the protein MNELKITLESVNPAVLWGPNNEYFELIKRSFPKIKVVARGNELKALGDESELINFNEKISAIINHLDKYQNLSTNDIESLLGAVASSAQKDATKEGGEANASSSEVIVFGPNGIMVKARTANQRRMVSSINTNDVLFAIGPAGTGKTYTAVALAVRALKNKEIKRIILTRPAVEAGENLGFLPGDLKEKIDPYLRPLYDALDDMIPAEKLKTYLENRTIEIAPLAFMRGRTLDNCFVILDEAQNATDMQLKMFLTRMGPTAKFIVTGDVTQIDLPKKQQSGLHNALRILADIKGIEIIYLSGADVVRHKLVKRILEAYGDIQ